The Vigna unguiculata cultivar IT97K-499-35 chromosome 6, ASM411807v1, whole genome shotgun sequence genome contains a region encoding:
- the LOC114187781 gene encoding sporozoite surface protein 2-like, translating to MPDDSDGPDDPDGLDDTDRLDDPNGPNDPNGLDNLDKFDEPNKPNYPKGPDDMDGSKDLNRPDNSDKLDDPNNLVDTDGPDDRAGSDDLDEHDYPNDPDGSDDPNGPNDLEGPDDPDTIQMGLTTRSSQTTQMGPTTWKGTTTRTSLMTWKGATTRTGPKGSYRWARMGRQACPGRWAWPSHQVYLDCRAHYGR from the coding sequence ATGCCCGATGActcggacgggcccgacgacccagacgggctaGACGACACGGACAGGCTAGACGATCCGAACGGACCTAATGACCCTAACGGGCTCGACAATCTAGACAAGTTCGACGAGCCAAACAAGCCCAACTACCCGAAAGGGCCCGACGACATGGACGGGTCTAAGGACCTGAACAGGCCCGACAACTCAGACAAGCTCGACGATCCAAACAACCTCGTTGACacagacgggcctgacgaccggGCCGGATCCGACGACTTGGATGAGCACGACTATCCGAACGACCCGGACGGAtccgatgacccgaatgggcccaatGACCTAGAAGGGCCTGATGACCCGGATACGATCCAAATGGGCTTGACGACACGGTCGAGCCAGACAACCCAGATGGGCCCAACGACTTGGAAGGGAACAACGACTCGGACGAGCCTAATGACCTGGAAGGGCGCAACGACTCGGACAGGTCCGAAGGGTTCATATCGATGGGCCCGCATGGGTCGTCAGGCAtgtccgggtcgttgggcatGGCCAAGTCATCAGGTTTATCTTGATTGTCGTGCCCATTATGGTCGTTAG